One segment of Panicum virgatum strain AP13 chromosome 1K, P.virgatum_v5, whole genome shotgun sequence DNA contains the following:
- the LOC120707901 gene encoding uncharacterized protein LOC120707901 — translation MAQEAQHEPDSRLKIIERPVEDGDEEEKNGGGDAGEEKNGGRGDTVDEVGCEDDTDEEDSEDELRGFDEDGNPYKPFIWRRQLRICPAGPHFSMEEAEKIVDSVWERNEKLLSEWCELANNNTVPLPTMPLRVLPSVTTYCVSGRNCYHVRHWTGDTSETAPDHPYFCRVPWSSA, via the exons ATGGCGCAGGAAGCACAGCATGAGCCTGATTCAAGGTTGAAGATAATTGAGCGCCCCGTGGAAGATGGGGATGAGGAGGAGaagaacggcggcggcgatgccggTGAGGAGAAGAACGGCGGCCGAGGCGACACCGTAGATGAGGTGGGCTGCGAAGACGACACGGATGAGGAGGACAGCGAAGACGAGTTGAGGGGTTTTGATGAGGATGGCAACCCGTATAAGCCATTCATCTGGCGTCGTCAACTACGAATTTGCCCTGCAG GACCACATTTTTCAATGGAAGAAGCAGAAAAAATAGTTGACTCTGTCTGGGAAAGGAACGAAAAGCTGCTCTCAGAATGGTGTGAACTGGCTAACAACAACACAGTTCCTTTGCCTACGATGCCTCTACGTGTTCTTCCATCAGTAACCACATACTGTGTTTCTGGACGTAACTGCTACCATGTGCGGCATTGGACTGGAGATACTTCTGAAA CTGCACCAGATCATCCGTATTTCTGTCGTGTCCCGTGGTCGTCGGCGTAG